In Manis pentadactyla isolate mManPen7 chromosome 3, mManPen7.hap1, whole genome shotgun sequence, a single window of DNA contains:
- the UGCG gene encoding ceramide glucosyltransferase isoform X1 produces MALLDLALEGMAVFGFVLFVVLWLMHFMSIIYTRLHLNKKATDKQPYSKLPGVSLLKPLKGVDPNLINNLETFFELDYPKYEVLLCVQDHDDPAIDVCKKLLGKYPNVDARLFIGGKKVGINPKINNLMPGYEVAKYDLIWICDSGIRVIPDTLTDMVNQMTEKVGLVHGLPYVADRQGFAATLEQVYFGTSHPRSYISANVTGFKCVTGMSCLMRKDVLDQAGGLIAFAQYIAEDYFMAKAIADRGWRFAMSTQVAMQNSGSYSISQFQSRMIRWTKLRINMLPATIICEPISECFVASLIIGWAAHHVFRWDIMVFFMCHCLAWFIFDYIQLRGVQGGTLCFSKLDYAVAWFIRESMTIYIFLSALWDPTISWRTGRYRLRCGGTAEEILDV; encoded by the exons CCGATTACACCTCAACAAGAAGGCAACGGACAAACAGCCATATAGCAAGCTCCCAGGTGTGTCTCTTCTGAAACCACTGAAAGGAGTAGATCCTAACCTAATCAACAACTTGGAAACATTCTTCGAATTGGATTATCCCAAA TATGAAGTACTCCTTTGTGTACAAGATCATGATGACCCAGCCATCGATGTCTGTAAGAAGCTTCTTGGAAAATATCCAAATGTTGATGCTAGATTGTTTATAG GTGGCAAAAAAGTTGGCattaatcctaaaattaataatttaatgcCAGGATATGAGGTTGCAAAGTATGATCTCATATGGATTTGTGATAGTGGAATAAGAG TAATTCCAGACACACTCACCGACATGGTTAACCAGATGACAGAGAAAGTAGGCCTGGTTCATGGGCTACCCTACGTGGCGGACAGACAGGGCTTTGCTGCCACATTAGAACAG gTATATTTTGGAACTTCCCATCCAAGGTCCTATATTTCTGCCAATGTAACTGGTTTCAAATGTGTGACAGGAATGTCATGTTTAATGAGAAAGGATGTATTAGATCAAGCAGGAGGGCTTATAGCTTTTGCCCAATACATTGCTGAAGACTACTTCATGGCCAAAGCAATAGCTGACCG AGGTTGGAGGTTTGCAATGTCCACTCAAGTTGCAATGCAAAACTCTGGCTCATATTCAATTTCTCAGTTTCAGTCCAGAATGATCAG gtggacCAAATTGCGAATTAACATGCTTCCTGCTACAATAATTTGTGAGCCAATTTCAGAATGCTTTGTTGCCAGTTTGATTATTGGGTGGGCAGCCCACCATGTATTCAGATGGGACATTATGGTATTTTTCATGTGTCATTGCCTGGCATGGTTTATATTTGACTACATTCAACTCAGGGGTGTCCAG GGTGGCACACTGTGTTTTTCAAAACTTGATTATGCAGTAGCCTGGTTCATCCGTGAATCCATgacaatatacatttttttgtcaGCATTATGGGACCCTACTATAAGCTGGAGAACTGGTCGCTACAGATTGCGCTGTGGAGGCACAGCGGAGGAAATTCTAGATGTATAA
- the UGCG gene encoding ceramide glucosyltransferase isoform X2, with product MLWIGILVYLLSRLHLNKKATDKQPYSKLPGVSLLKPLKGVDPNLINNLETFFELDYPKYEVLLCVQDHDDPAIDVCKKLLGKYPNVDARLFIGGKKVGINPKINNLMPGYEVAKYDLIWICDSGIRVIPDTLTDMVNQMTEKVGLVHGLPYVADRQGFAATLEQVYFGTSHPRSYISANVTGFKCVTGMSCLMRKDVLDQAGGLIAFAQYIAEDYFMAKAIADRGWRFAMSTQVAMQNSGSYSISQFQSRMIRWTKLRINMLPATIICEPISECFVASLIIGWAAHHVFRWDIMVFFMCHCLAWFIFDYIQLRGVQGGTLCFSKLDYAVAWFIRESMTIYIFLSALWDPTISWRTGRYRLRCGGTAEEILDV from the exons ATGCTCTGGATAGGAATCCTGGTATACTTGCTGAG CCGATTACACCTCAACAAGAAGGCAACGGACAAACAGCCATATAGCAAGCTCCCAGGTGTGTCTCTTCTGAAACCACTGAAAGGAGTAGATCCTAACCTAATCAACAACTTGGAAACATTCTTCGAATTGGATTATCCCAAA TATGAAGTACTCCTTTGTGTACAAGATCATGATGACCCAGCCATCGATGTCTGTAAGAAGCTTCTTGGAAAATATCCAAATGTTGATGCTAGATTGTTTATAG GTGGCAAAAAAGTTGGCattaatcctaaaattaataatttaatgcCAGGATATGAGGTTGCAAAGTATGATCTCATATGGATTTGTGATAGTGGAATAAGAG TAATTCCAGACACACTCACCGACATGGTTAACCAGATGACAGAGAAAGTAGGCCTGGTTCATGGGCTACCCTACGTGGCGGACAGACAGGGCTTTGCTGCCACATTAGAACAG gTATATTTTGGAACTTCCCATCCAAGGTCCTATATTTCTGCCAATGTAACTGGTTTCAAATGTGTGACAGGAATGTCATGTTTAATGAGAAAGGATGTATTAGATCAAGCAGGAGGGCTTATAGCTTTTGCCCAATACATTGCTGAAGACTACTTCATGGCCAAAGCAATAGCTGACCG AGGTTGGAGGTTTGCAATGTCCACTCAAGTTGCAATGCAAAACTCTGGCTCATATTCAATTTCTCAGTTTCAGTCCAGAATGATCAG gtggacCAAATTGCGAATTAACATGCTTCCTGCTACAATAATTTGTGAGCCAATTTCAGAATGCTTTGTTGCCAGTTTGATTATTGGGTGGGCAGCCCACCATGTATTCAGATGGGACATTATGGTATTTTTCATGTGTCATTGCCTGGCATGGTTTATATTTGACTACATTCAACTCAGGGGTGTCCAG GGTGGCACACTGTGTTTTTCAAAACTTGATTATGCAGTAGCCTGGTTCATCCGTGAATCCATgacaatatacatttttttgtcaGCATTATGGGACCCTACTATAAGCTGGAGAACTGGTCGCTACAGATTGCGCTGTGGAGGCACAGCGGAGGAAATTCTAGATGTATAA